A segment of the Aureliella helgolandensis genome:
TCGCGGCTTCGTGGCGGGCGATGCTGTTGGCTATGCGATACGGTCCCATTCTCCGCGGCGTGGTGTAAAGTCTCACTTCGGGGTCGGTCTTGGCGATTCGTACCACCTCCGCGGGAATGTCGCATTGATCGGCGATTATGTGCAGGAAAGTGAATACCCTGCGTTGTTCGAGCATTGACTCGATCGACTCCGCAGCGAATCGGGCGTCGCCGCCGTGGAATGGGATTACAACGTCGACGTTTGCGTTTAGTGCCGCGGCGGTGTCCTGGTCGTATGTTGGAAGATCGGGCGCGGCGTTTGGTGTTGAGCGGTATAGCCGGCGGGCTTCGGTATAGGTGAAGATTGCGCGGCCTAGCTTTTGATTGACCCAGTTGTGCGCGTCGACTCCCCACATAAATAGCGAATCTTTCGTTTTGGTGTTTGGTGGGTTCCGCTGCATATAGCGCCGAAAGTCGGCTTTGCAGGCGGGGCAACCGTTGTATTCGTCCAGCCATTTCCACACCCAGGCCGCGTCGCGTCCGGTGTACCGGTGCAACTTGCCCCAATAGCTCGAGCTAGCCGTGTTGGCGGTTCCGTCGGCTAGTTTGTGGGTTGTGGTTCCACAGTGGCAATGGAGCGGTAGAACACTGGAGCGGACTAGGCGGCCGCAACCGTCGCATTTAATCAAAACCAACTCCTACCGTGAACAACGGGGCCGGATCGCGTAGACATTCCCACCAGTCGATCTCTCCCGATTCGCCGCCGATTTCCTCGGGCTCTGTGTAGATGGGGTCGGGCGGGTAGTGGAGTGATGCGCCCATTTCTCGGGAGATGTAGGGGGCGGGCGCGTCCGTGATGTCATTACATGGGAGGGTAGCGTCTAGGCGGTAGGTGTCGGT
Coding sequences within it:
- a CDS encoding ERV1/ALR-related protein, encoding MIKCDGCGRLVRSSVLPLHCHCGTTTHKLADGTANTASSSYWGKLHRYTGRDAAWVWKWLDEYNGCPACKADFRRYMQRNPPNTKTKDSLFMWGVDAHNWVNQKLGRAIFTYTEARRLYRSTPNAAPDLPTYDQDTAAALNANVDVVIPFHGGDARFAAESIESMLEQRRVFTFLHIIADQCDIPAEVVRIAKTDPEVRLYTTPRRMGPYRIANSIARHEAASDFLAIQDADDISTPHRLAKQLQTLIGSDYAQTSGAMQNFTDEQNPYLLDRRQTEHTILPGVCFHHVPGGRCVNSVRTIKRAIFELLNGFADELCSMDFDLDNRLALAGFKTHWASDVVGMRRLHSQSLTNGPEYGPNTAARRAANALCIRNLKTMQKRPTINQAAELGGMLKAERLQRIN